The sequence CTGCtccttcccggcaccggggatcCCACCTGCCCGCAGCGCTCGCTCGCTTTCCATCTATTAACACGGCAAGTTGAGGTTTCCGTAGGAAAAAAGCGGTACAAACACAAGGACCAGcgggcagaaaaaagaaaaaaaccccaaacgaTTAAAACTTCCACTACTTGGTTAGAAAAGGTTTTGGCAGTGTGCCTCCCCGCGGAAGCGACGGGGGAGAGCAGCGCTGCAGCCCGGCTGCTGGAAGGGGTCGGCTGTTTCCGGGGAGCCCGGCGCCGGCAGTGAGCgaggcgggcgccgcggggctgcgatTCGGGGAGTCCGGCAGGGCTGCGGGCCGTCCCGTCCGGCTGCGCCCCGGAGCCCGGCCCCCCACGCGGCTCCGGCGGGGACCTCCTCTCCGCCCAAGGCCGGCGCGGCTCGCGGCGTCGGCGCCGCTCCGCCGGGGCGGCCCCTACGCCCAGGCCGGGTGCGAGAAGCTGATGTTGTAGAGGCCGGCCCAGCTGGCGAAGACCCGCTTCTCCGTGATGAAGCGGTGGTGGTTGCCCTTGCGGCTCCGCTCGTTGTGGATGTAGGTGGTGCACTCGTCGGGGCCCTTCGGCTCGTAGTAGTGGTACGCCATGCGCCGCGGCTGCGGCCGGTTGCTGCGGGGGCACGGAGCGCAGCGTGAGGCCGGCGGAGCCCGCGCCGCTGCCGGGTGCCACCGCCGCCGGGCTGGCCTTACCTGCAGTAGTTGGGCGGCACCATGCCGTAAACGTGGACGTTGTCGCACAGCTCCACCGCGATCACCATGGTGAACCAGCCGGTGCTGAGCCACGACCGCGACTTCTCCCTGGAGCCCGGCGGAGAGAGGAAACGGGGGAAGGAGCGGCAGAGATGGAGCTACGTTATTACGGGTGACCCCTCCAGGTCCCTCACCCGCCCTAGGACCCCCAGGCCAGCTACTGCCAGCTCGTGGCCAGCCGCCCCGCGGAGCAATCCAAGCAGCTGGCTCCACCACGGAGACCTGCCGGCCCCGGAAAAGCAGGCGGCGAGGTCCAGAGAGCCTCTCCGAGGTACCTGTCCTTCCCCGTCTCTCCCCGGAACAAGTCGTCAAACTGCTTCATGCGCCCCGGGGAGACAACGTAGGCCGTCATGTTGGGGAAGGACATGCTGACGCGCTGGATGATTTTCAGCAGGCTCTTCTGCATCTTGGCGGGAGGCCCCCAGAAGATGAAGATGGTCTCTGGGGTCTTGTTGACGAACTCCTGCGGCCTCTTCAGCACCCGGTAGACGCTGGAGTGAGCCACCACCCGGAAGCTGGTCTTGTTGCCCACGTCCGCCTCGTAGCCGGTGGTTGGGGCATCGTTCATGCGGATGGTGCACTCGGCTTGGTCGATCTCCGAGCCCAGGCGGGTGCCCAGGAGATGGCTGGAGCTGGTGACGATGACGCACTGGTGGCAGTGGGAAGTCAGGGTCTGGGGAAGACGAGTGCCGTGAGCCCTGGCTCGGCGGCTGTGGGTTGTCACCACCCTTCCCCAGCGTTGCAGGAGTCTCCTGATCCAAAGCATCCTTGGGCCACCCCCTGCACGACCGAGGGCTACTTTACATCTGCATCCCAGGACGCGGAAAAAACACGTGAATTTGGTGTCCCTAAGGCCAGGCTGTGCTCAGGCCACCGCTGCCGTGGGACGGGGAGGGATGGAGGTGGGACAGGGTGCTGGGGAGAGACGGCACCACCTTCCCCTGCAGATCTGCCATCCCGGCCAGGCGCCAGCAGCGTcagaggggacacagggatgtGTGACAGTTCGGCTGGCCATCGGCGGAGGGCAGCAAAGCGCACACGGCCGACACCCCCTCCCAGGCGCTGGCCCGCAAGTGCCCCGGCTTGGCCGGATCCCCCGTCCCGGTGCGAGCTCCGCTCCGGCACCAGCGCCGCTGCCGCTCTGCACCCTCGGCCGAGGCCAAAGCCCCGGCAGGGAGCCCCGAACCGCCAGCCCGGAGCCCCGTCTCGCACCTTGTTCCCGCAGACGGGCAGGTACCCGGTTTTGACCCCCCATTTCTTGAGGTTGGGGGGGCGGCGGGCTTTCCCCCGCAGCGTGCCGTAGCGGAAGACCTCGTTCCCGCTGCTGGAGCTGTAGATGATCAGCAACATGATCAGGGCAAAGAGGACCACGAAGACGGCAGCGCGCTGGCCCTGCGGGCACGGAGGCAGAGCGTCAGGAGCCGCgacccggcgccccgccgccatCTCACGTCTTGTAGCTGCTCGGGAAGGGGGAGCACGGGGAGCACCGAGCCCAGCCGTGTGCCGAGAGCGGCGTCCGGCCCGGCTGCCTCCCGGCTCCGCAAGGGGAGAGCCGCCACGCCGCGGGGGACCCCTCCGCGCGGCCACGGCCCGTGCCCCGTCACCGCTTTCCGCGCCGCGGGGCTTTCCTTTCGCGCCAGGTTTGCCCAGGCACCCCCGGCATCGGCCTGCTCCGCAGAGCGCCCTGGAAAGGGGGCGGATCGGCACCCAAACCCTCTCGCCCCCGGCAGCGGCCCGCGCGCCCGCTTTGCCAGAAGCGGATTTTACTGCAAACGGGAGTTTCCCCGCCAAAACCCGgctgctcccagcagcagcggcggcggggggacggcAGCTCAGCTGGCCCTTCGCCTCCGACGCTCAGCTCCTCGAATCCTTCCTCTGCCCGTGCTCAGCTGATTCGGGATATTAAAAAATAACACTGGACGCGGCCCAGAGCCCCGAGGCGGCACCAAATGGCACGTACCCTCCCCGAAAGCAAACCGGCCTCGCTGCCTCCCCCACGGAGAGGGGCTTGCTCCTGCCGCGCCGGGCGCTGTCCCGCACGGAGCACGGCGGGCCGAGCACTGCCGCACCCGGAGCGGCCGTTCCTGGGAACTGGGAGCCTGGCACAGGACAGGGGGAGGCTCCAGCGCGGACTGAGCCGGCTCTGCCCGTCCCCTCCCAGACCCCGGAGACACTCGGAGGCCGTTTTCGCACATCCGAGGATTCAGGCGCGTGTGACTCAGCTCCCAGCCGTCCCCCGCCAGGGCCCAGCTCAGGGAGGCCCGTTAAAGGCGCCGGACAAAACGGCCACTccggagaggagcagagcagagaaagaaaagaaagcgcGAGGAAAGTGCTCGTTGCCGCGAagagcccccccggcgcccctccAGCACGAGGGGAATCGGCTCGGCATGCCGGCAGTGCTGCCGCTGGCGCGGGAAACGCTGTCCTCGCGCGGGAGCTGCCAGGGCGGACGGCTCGGGAGCCCTGTCCCTGCTTTCGCAGCGGCTCCCGCGGCAGGCACAGGCTGCGGCTGGCATCGCCGCTGGAGCGCCGTGTGGCCAAACCGGCCCTGGCTGCCGCGATCCCGACAGCCCCGGAGGATTTGCTTCCGAGTCCGTGCAAGGTGAAGCGGCAGCTGCAGGGGCTGCCCCACATTGCTGCCGAGGCTGAGCACGGACACAACTCATTAACCAGGTCTGCACATGCCCTCCTGCAGTGTGGGGTTCATATGATGAGCCAGAACAGAAACCAGTTAAACCCTCAAACTCGAGTCTTGCTTTTAAGACCCGAGCTAAAGCCGGCGGGACCCTGGTGCCTCCGTCGAGCCCCAGAGCCGGCAGCTCGCTGCCGCCCGGCGCCCACCAGGACTCACCGTGTtgctactcatgtctctctgccGACCTCAGTGCGGAGCGATCGCCGGCGTAACGCGAGCACCTGCAACGGACGGCGGCAGGGGGTCACTCCGCGCGCGCCCTCCCACGCGCCGTCCTCCCCGCCACCCAAACGCCGGCCCGCGGCGTCCCGTCCCCAAATCGCCACCCCTCCCCGGCAGGGGTGCCCGCTTAGCCTGGGGCTCCCCGGCCCCCTCTCCTCGctcccaggagggctgggcttGTCCGAATTTCCTCCCGCTCGCCCTCACCCGCCTCCACCGTTAATTAAAGCCGGCGGGGACGGGGCCTCGCCGCGGTGCACCGAGCCGCCCGCGCCACGGCTGCACGGGCACCGGTTCGCCGGGAGCCAGCAAAGCCGGTGCCGGCTGCGAAATGGGATTAGCTCCGGCAGATCGGCTTATTAAAGTGAGGGTTACGCGAGAGCGCTGTCACGGCCAGGGCTCCCGGGTCCGCCGGCGGCCAccgcggggctgcggggtgcTCGGGGCCCCCGTTTTCacggggaaggaagagaaggtcAAACCCGCGGTGCCGGCGAGGCAAAAGGGCTGGGAAAAGCCACCGCGGCCGGCCCGTGCGGCCCGTCGCGGGGAAATCCCGGAGCCGGGCTCAGCTCCAGGGACAGCTTATCCCATCGCTGGCGCGAGCAAAAGCCACTCAAACAAATACCTGATCCGGGAGTAAACGTGCCAAGAGACACCGCTGTCGCCTCAACCCCACCTTCCTAAGTCGATCGGGCTCTCGAAGCAAAATCCCATTAAAACAAATGCGGGGGAGACGGATCCGGGGAGAGGGTGGGCGACACGGCCGCCCGCCAGCCGCGTCCCAGTGTCCTGTCACCCCCGGGCATAGCTGAGACCTGCCCAGCTCAGCTCACATGTGGGCTCAGATCCAACCAGAAGCTGCCAGGAaacctcttctcccctcactgcCCGAATACGCCCACGGATGCTCGTCCCGCTGCCCCCACCTGCTCCCCCCGGGCTCGCAGCAGACAGGCCGACCCACTTTATTTTTTGAAGTCCTCGTTAGCGAGTCGCTGCTGTTTCTCTGCTGTAGAACTCAGAGCAAttggaaattaataataataaaaaaaaaaggcctctgTACTAATTGACTGGGGAGGAGCCAGGATGGAAAATATCACAGCAACCTGGATTTAACTCTCCCACgtcgggaggggacgggggaccATGGAGGCGGCAGCTATCTCAAAGCAGGTGCCGCTGGCCGGACAGATGCAGACCTGCCCCGGACAGCCCAAGCAAAAGCGAATTTTTTAGGTGCCAAGGGGCCTCCGCATgcccccccagggcagcagctccctgcagagaGCACACGGGGCACGCGCGCAACGCACGACCGCCCAGCACCGCGGGGTGGGCGCCGGATGGCCCCGCACCCAGGCTTCGCTCCATCCCCATCGCTCAGCAGCGTTCAGGCTATCGGCTGCCCCCCCCCAAACGCAGAGCCAGCCCCCGCTGCAACGGGGACCCCGCGGGCCCTACCTGGGCGAGGGGTCTCATCTGCAGAGCGCGGCGAGCGGCACGGTGGGgaccgtctcctcctcctcctcctcctcgcgcgTCGCGGGCGCTGCGTGGTGGTCCCAGGCCCCTCCCGCGGGTGGCATGGCCATCGCGGCTCCCCGGGGGTCACATCGCTGCTCCGCCAGGCCCCTGCCAGGCCGGGACAGTTGGTCCAGGCTGGGTCCCCCTGCTGCAAGCCCCCCCGCCGTGTGTAACCCTGCCGGCTCCCCCCAGCCTGCTGACTGCCGATGCTCCCAACAACGCTCGCAGCTCGGCAAACCGGGGCGGGCCTGGTGcagctgccccttccctgcaaaCCCTCCTGCTCCCCTGGGGTGCAAACCCTCCTGCACCCCCGCTACGTGCAAGTCCCACCCCCGGATGCAAATCCTCCTGCATCCTCGGAAGTGCAAACCCTCCCCCGGACGCCCAGGATGCAAAccctcctgcaccccagggtgcaatCCTCCCCCAGGCCCCCGGCATGCAAATCCAAACGGATCCAGGGCCTGGTGCAGCTCCCCCTTCATGCGAATTCTCCCGCTCCCTGGGGGTGCTGCCCTGGGGCTGCAAACCCTCCTGCACCCCTACGTGCAAATCCTCCTGCCTCCTTGGAAGCGGAAACCCTCCCCCGGATCCCTGGGATGCAAACGCTCCTGCACGCCAGGGTGCAATCCTCCCCCACCCCCGGGATACAAACCCCAGGCACCCCGGGTGCAATCCTCCCCCACCCCCGGGATGCAAACCCCCCTGCACCCCGGCGTGCAACCCTCCCCCGGACCCCCTGCACGCAATTcccctgcaccccggggtgcaATCCTTCCCCGGGCCTCCTGCATGCAAaccttcctgcaccccagggtgcaaaCGTCCCCCACCTCCGGAACGCAACCCCCCCCGCAGCCCGGGCGCAGTCCTCCCCGGCGCCTCCGCCCGGCCTCCCGCTCGGCAGCGCCGGGCAGGCCGCGCCCGCGCAGCGGGgagagcggggccgcgcggccccttcgcggcgccccggcccggggcagccccggccccggccccggcccggcccctccgccgccggccgccccgcgcgctcTCACCGCGGCCCCTGCGCGCCGCCCCGCACTGCGCCGCGCTGcctgcccggccgccgccgccggggtgcGGGGGGTCCTAGCGCCGCCCGCGGCACCGCCCgctcggggccgcgccgggccccgccgcccccgcgcagcgccgccgccgcccggcccagcGCGCccaggccccagccccggcgTGGCGGCTCCCCGGCTGCACCAGGGTGCTTTCCCGGGGGGAGAACCCGGGTTACTCGTGCAAGGACGGCGGCGCCGGGGAGGCCTGGGCGGCGGCACGcggggcaagacagctccagggtGCTCCGGTGCCGGCTATTCCCGGCTGGACCATCCCTTTGGTGCTCAGCACCCACAAGGGACCTTCGAGCtcctctggggaaaagcagcgcGCGGGAACGTCGGCGGCACACCCAGCCCAGCGTACCCCGGCAGCCCGAAACGGCACATGCTGAGGCCGCCGGCACACCAACctgctgccagggagcaggggcacGTTTCTCGGAAGCCAGTGCCTCCCCCCGAGCATCCCATTGACAGCCCACAGCCACATGCCCTCTGGGCACCGGCAACATGGCCTGTGCCTGGCTGCTCCGAGGGCCCCGTCACTGATTTCTCAGGGTGCGGGAAGCTCCGCTGCCGGTGTTAATGGGAGCCCGCGCGCCCTCCTCGGCGGCTGACGGCTGTCTGGAGGGCTTTCGGCTCCATTGCATTAAAGATCCCCGTTGCTGCCTGAcgtcctggcagcagcagagggGAGCAAAGAAGTTTTAGTTTGCTTTTGCCTACAGGAAGGTTTTTCTGGCATCAGCCCAAGAAACAGCCCTGCGCGGAGACCCGAATCGTCCGTCTCGGTCACTTGACTTCAACTAAAGACGGAGCCAATATAAACCTCTCTTCCCCTCGCTGCCGGCCGCTCTCGCTGCCGTTGCCACCTCATCGGGAACCTGCTCCCCTGCCCCCGTGGGAATTTGCTATGTCGGCCCTGTGGGGCAAGGGGACCTCGGGGCGCGAGCAGGAGGCACGAGCTTTTGGGTAAAGAATTAGGAGCCCGGCCCTGGCATCCTCGTTGCCCTTCCCTGACTGGGAGCTCTTCCGAATCGGATGCGGCCCCCGTGGGAGTGCTGGCTCCGCAGCGCCCGGCCCACCCGGATGCCTGGCATATTTTACCCGTTTAAACGCTGCCTTGGTGCCGGGCACGGGAGGCCCCGGCAGCGCGCGGGAGCCGCTAGCGAAACCTGGCTGCCGCCCAGGTTGGCGGCGCTGCACGGGAGCGAGGGGTACCCCGTGCCCGGCCCAAAAGCCGTGCGGGGGGGGCCGCGGTCCATCCTGCGGAGCCCCCGCCACCGGCTCGGCCATAACCTCCTCGCGCCCCCGGGCTTTCAGACACCCCGTTTGCACAAACAGGCCCCGCGCAGagttaaaaatgcttttaatggACACGTTTGCTTTGGTCTGAATCCAAGGGCACTTGTGACAAAGGCAAcgcggcgctttcccggcacgcaCGGCCCCGGCCTCTCCTGGCTGGGCGGGTGCAGAGGGCTACCCAAAACCGCAGAGAGCGCTGCCCGCGGCAGGAGCTGCGGGTCCCCTTCCCAGCTGCGCGGTCCCAGGATGGGCCGAAAGACGGGCCGAGACGGGGAAACGCCATCTCCAGCGGGAAATGTCCCCTTCGTCCCCCAGCGGGAAGCTCAGCGAGCACCGGGTTTGCCTCCCTGCTGGCAAAACGCATCAGTTGGAGGCCCTTCCCGGAGGGCAGGATTCGGGAGGCGGAGGCTCCCTGCTCGCCCCGGCCCCACGGGCACTGACCGCGCTGAAATTTCATCCCTGCAAGAGGCACCGGTTTAGGCCCCAGGAGGAGGCCAACCTTGCCCGCCCTGCGTCGCGCCGGGGCCTAACAGCGTAAATGTTTAATCCCATATTAAACATTCATCCTGGCGTCGAAGGCGGAAAGCCTCCGCGATCGCCTTGGGCGCGAGCCAGCCTGGCCGGAGGTGAGGGGAGACGCTCGGAGCCGACGGCAGCGTGGAGCGACGCTCGGGGCCTCCGTCGCTCCC comes from Apteryx mantelli isolate bAptMan1 chromosome 21, bAptMan1.hap1, whole genome shotgun sequence and encodes:
- the ST6GALNAC6 gene encoding alpha-N-acetylgalactosaminide alpha-2,6-sialyltransferase 6, with the translated sequence MSSNTGQRAAVFVVLFALIMLLIIYSSSSGNEVFRYGTLRGKARRPPNLKKWGVKTGYLPVCGNKTLTSHCHQCVIVTSSSHLLGTRLGSEIDQAECTIRMNDAPTTGYEADVGNKTSFRVVAHSSVYRVLKRPQEFVNKTPETIFIFWGPPAKMQKSLLKIIQRVSMSFPNMTAYVVSPGRMKQFDDLFRGETGKDREKSRSWLSTGWFTMVIAVELCDNVHVYGMVPPNYCSNRPQPRRMAYHYYEPKGPDECTTYIHNERSRKGNHHRFITEKRVFASWAGLYNISFSHPAWA